A single region of the Bacillus cereus genome encodes:
- the cynS gene encoding cyanase, with product MNRQEATQKIMEAKITKGLTWEEISKVSENSETWVVTALLGQATMTRPEAEKIGKLLELDEEVVQALTVVPLRGQVMQMPPTDPILYRLYEMMLQYAPTLRELILEKAGEGVMSAINFNLGVDTQEDPKGGDPRIVITLNGKFLPFRTW from the coding sequence ATGAATAGACAAGAAGCTACGCAAAAAATTATGGAAGCAAAAATCACAAAAGGTTTAACATGGGAAGAAATTTCAAAAGTAAGTGAAAACTCTGAGACTTGGGTTGTAACAGCATTATTAGGACAAGCTACAATGACACGTCCGGAAGCAGAAAAAATTGGTAAACTATTAGAATTAGATGAAGAAGTAGTTCAGGCATTAACAGTAGTTCCACTTCGAGGTCAAGTAATGCAAATGCCTCCTACTGACCCAATCTTATATCGATTATATGAAATGATGTTACAATACGCACCAACTCTTAGAGAATTAATCTTAGAAAAAGCTGGCGAAGGTGTAATGAGTGCAATTAACTTCAATCTAGGTGTGGATACACAAGAAGATCCAAAAGGTGGCGATCCTCGTATCGTTATTACACTTAACGGGAAATTCTTACCGTTCCGTACATGGTAA
- a CDS encoding purine/pyrimidine permease, whose product MNKKYFNTSFSILQWFVFLLANAIALPIIIGGIFYLSIEDISTLMQRTFLVVGVSSFIQAWFGHRYPIADGPAGSWVSIFVILGQVAMHQGQSAKGVLQLLEGGLIITGILLFVLGITGLVHRILRLFTPLVTGTFLLILSLQLSGVLLKGMMGLQGAVTHPDYTTATIALFVFALITFLSIKGKGWMKSYAVLLGISCGWLLYAVLGKSSHMPSHTPLVKLPELFSWGTPRFDIGMALTATLFTFLLVANTIAAVSAVKQVAPLSKEHEKQTLNRGVWAGGISHIISSLFSTIGIVPLPASAGFIQLTGQRKMKSFLIASLILAGISFIPSIVSFISLLPGPIANAALLATFVQVIGISFQSILREELNQRRLTILGISLLISLGIMFLPESAFSGIPSSLQYVLSNGLLVGTMLVILLEQFWKE is encoded by the coding sequence ATGAATAAAAAATACTTTAATACGAGCTTTAGTATTCTACAGTGGTTTGTGTTTTTATTAGCAAATGCAATTGCATTGCCTATAATTATTGGTGGCATATTCTATTTATCAATAGAAGATATCTCAACATTAATGCAGCGAACTTTTTTAGTCGTGGGAGTAAGTTCATTTATACAAGCATGGTTTGGGCATCGCTATCCCATAGCGGATGGTCCAGCCGGTTCATGGGTAAGTATATTTGTCATACTGGGACAAGTAGCTATGCATCAGGGCCAAAGCGCAAAAGGCGTGTTGCAACTTTTAGAAGGCGGGTTAATTATTACAGGTATATTACTCTTCGTTCTTGGTATAACAGGGCTTGTTCATCGAATTCTACGTTTATTTACACCTTTGGTTACAGGAACTTTTCTTTTAATATTATCTCTTCAGCTTAGTGGTGTGTTACTAAAAGGAATGATGGGATTACAAGGAGCTGTAACTCATCCTGATTATACAACGGCTACTATTGCGCTCTTTGTTTTTGCCCTTATTACTTTCTTATCAATTAAAGGGAAAGGATGGATGAAAAGTTACGCTGTGTTACTTGGAATTTCATGTGGTTGGCTTTTGTATGCTGTATTAGGAAAATCATCTCATATGCCTTCACACACACCGTTAGTTAAGTTACCAGAGCTATTTTCTTGGGGCACACCTAGATTCGATATTGGAATGGCTCTAACTGCAACTTTATTTACATTTCTTTTAGTTGCAAATACGATTGCTGCTGTTTCAGCTGTAAAACAAGTGGCTCCGTTATCTAAAGAACATGAAAAGCAAACACTGAACCGTGGTGTGTGGGCAGGAGGTATATCACATATTATCTCGTCGTTGTTCTCTACAATTGGAATTGTACCATTACCTGCATCAGCAGGATTTATTCAACTAACAGGACAAAGAAAAATGAAGTCGTTCCTTATAGCAAGTCTTATATTAGCAGGAATTTCTTTTATTCCCTCAATTGTAAGCTTTATATCCTTGCTACCAGGTCCTATTGCTAATGCTGCACTTTTAGCAACATTTGTCCAAGTAATAGGAATTTCATTTCAATCAATTTTACGTGAAGAATTAAATCAACGCCGATTAACTATATTAGGAATTTCATTATTAATCAGTTTGGGAATAATGTTTCTTCCAGAAAGTGCATTTAGCGGAATTCCTTCTTCCTTACAATATGTTTTAAGTAATGGATTGCTTGTGGGTACCATGCTTGTCATTCTATTGGAACAGTTTTGGAAAGAGTAA
- the alo gene encoding anthrolysin O/cereolysin O family cholesterol-dependent cytolysin Alo, whose protein sequence is MIFLNIKKNTKRRKFLTCLLVSLCTINYSSISFAETQVGNATDVTKNASGIDTGIANLKYNNQEVLAVNGDKVESFVPKESINSNGKFVVVEREKKSLTTSPVDISIIDSVVNRTYPGAVQLANKAFADNQPSLLVAKRKPLNISIDLPGMRKENTITVQNPTYGNVAGAVDDLVSTWNEKYSKTHTLPARMQYTESMVYSKSQIASALNVNAKYLDNSLNIDFNAVANGEKKVMVAAYKQIFYTVSAELPNNPSDLFDNSVTFGELTRKGVSNSAPPVMVSNVAYGRTAYVKLETTSKSKDVQAAFKALLKNNSVETSGQYKDIFEESTFTAVVLGGDAKEHNKVVTKDFNEIRNIIKDNAELSLKNPAYPISYTSTFLKDNATAAVHNNTDYIETTTTEYSSAKMTLDHYGAYVAQFDVSWDEFTFDQNGKEVLTHKTWDGSGKDKTAHYSTVIPLPPNSKNIKIVARECTGLAWEWWRTIINEQNVPLTNEIKVSIGGTTLYPTASISH, encoded by the coding sequence GTGATTTTTCTGAATATTAAGAAAAACACTAAAAGAAGAAAGTTCCTTACATGTTTATTAGTTAGTCTATGCACTATTAATTATTCATCTATTTCCTTCGCAGAAACACAAGTAGGTAATGCAACTGATGTAACCAAAAATGCTAGTGGCATTGATACTGGTATAGCAAATCTTAAATATAATAATCAAGAGGTTTTAGCTGTAAATGGTGATAAGGTAGAGAGTTTTGTTCCAAAAGAAAGTATCAATTCAAATGGTAAATTTGTAGTAGTGGAACGCGAGAAAAAATCACTTACAACTTCACCAGTCGATATTTCGATTATTGATTCTGTGGTGAATCGTACGTATCCAGGAGCGGTACAACTTGCAAATAAAGCTTTTGCAGACAATCAACCTAGTTTATTAGTGGCTAAGAGAAAGCCTTTGAATATTAGTATAGACTTACCTGGCATGAGAAAAGAAAATACAATTACTGTCCAAAATCCGACATATGGTAATGTGGCTGGAGCAGTAGATGATCTAGTATCTACTTGGAATGAAAAGTATTCTAAAACACATACGTTACCCGCAAGAATGCAGTATACAGAATCTATGGTTTATAGTAAATCACAAATCGCAAGTGCCCTTAACGTTAACGCCAAATATCTTGATAACAGTCTAAACATTGATTTTAATGCGGTTGCAAATGGAGAGAAAAAAGTGATGGTAGCGGCATATAAGCAAATATTTTATACCGTAAGTGCTGAACTACCTAACAATCCATCCGATCTTTTTGATAATAGTGTTACTTTTGGTGAGTTAACTCGTAAAGGTGTAAGTAATTCGGCTCCACCTGTTATGGTCTCAAATGTAGCTTATGGTAGAACTGCTTATGTAAAATTAGAAACAACATCTAAGAGCAAAGATGTACAAGCTGCCTTTAAAGCCTTACTTAAGAATAACAGCGTCGAAACGAGTGGACAGTACAAAGATATTTTTGAAGAAAGTACCTTTACCGCTGTAGTATTAGGCGGAGATGCGAAAGAGCATAACAAGGTTGTTACTAAAGATTTCAATGAAATCCGAAATATCATTAAAGATAATGCTGAATTAAGTCTTAAAAATCCAGCATACCCAATTTCATATACAAGTACTTTTTTAAAAGATAATGCAACTGCTGCTGTTCATAACAATACAGATTATATCGAAACGACAACTACAGAATATTCAAGTGCTAAAATGACACTGGATCATTACGGTGCTTACGTTGCGCAATTTGATGTATCTTGGGATGAATTCACATTTGATCAAAATGGTAAAGAAGTACTAACACATAAAACATGGGATGGTAGCGGCAAAGACAAAACGGCTCATTACTCTACAGTTATCCCTCTTCCACCAAATTCAAAAAATATAAAAATCGTAGCAAGAGAATGTACTGGTCTTGCATGGGAATGGTGGAGAACAATTATTAATGAACAAAATGTTCCATTAACAAATGAAATAAAAGTTTCAATTGGAGGAACAACATTATACCCAACTGCTAGTATTAGTCATTAG
- a CDS encoding ABC transporter ATP-binding protein, whose amino-acid sequence MIKIDNVKKFYTDKVKIGPLDIEIPKAGFTSLIGPNGAGKSTTLLMIGRLLDMDEGQIQVANMDVSESKSKDLAKVLTILRQENHFVTRLTVRQLVGFGRFPYSKGRLTKEDEVIISKYIDFLDLTNLENRYLDELSGGQRQRAYVAMVLCQETEYVLLDEPLNNLDVARSVQMMEHLRRAANEFGRTILTVMHDINFAAKYSDKICAMKDGQIAAFGTVEEVMDPKILTDIFETKIEIINGPYGPIAVY is encoded by the coding sequence ATGATAAAAATTGATAATGTTAAAAAGTTCTATACTGATAAGGTAAAAATAGGACCTTTGGATATTGAAATACCAAAAGCAGGCTTTACTTCTTTAATTGGACCAAATGGCGCTGGAAAGTCAACGACACTTTTGATGATTGGCAGACTTTTAGATATGGATGAAGGTCAAATTCAGGTAGCGAATATGGATGTTTCTGAATCCAAATCAAAAGACTTAGCAAAAGTTTTGACTATATTGCGACAAGAAAATCATTTTGTAACTAGGCTTACTGTTAGACAATTAGTTGGATTTGGGCGCTTTCCTTATTCAAAGGGAAGATTAACTAAAGAAGATGAGGTTATCATTTCTAAATATATCGACTTCCTAGATTTAACTAATTTAGAGAATAGATATTTAGATGAGCTTTCTGGTGGTCAAAGACAAAGGGCATATGTAGCGATGGTATTGTGCCAAGAGACTGAATATGTGCTGTTGGACGAGCCTCTGAACAACCTTGATGTTGCTCGTTCTGTTCAAATGATGGAGCATTTGAGACGTGCAGCTAATGAATTCGGAAGAACAATTTTGACTGTTATGCATGACATAAATTTTGCAGCTAAATATTCTGATAAAATTTGTGCTATGAAAGATGGACAAATTGCTGCTTTTGGAACAGTAGAAGAGGTTATGGATCCAAAAATTTTGACTGATATTTTTGAAACAAAAATAGAAATTATCAATGGTCCTTATGGGCCAATCGCTGTTTATTAG
- a CDS encoding iron chelate uptake ABC transporter family permease subunit, with translation MITLEYKNKENVEIDSSLHNENRSASAFRSKKEARRYWILLITLIALGLLSSYGLLVYNNPVPIDSPSFIPVVKRRIVAIVAMIIAAVCHSLSTVAFQSITNNKIITPSLLGFESLYSAIQTSTIFFFGASALINFNGIGSFLFQVVVMVFMSLILYGWLLSGKYGNLQLMLLVGIIIGTGLNSVSTFMRKLLAPSEFDILQARLFGSVNHADPAYFPIVIPMIIIVAVLIFAHSKNLNVLSLGKDVATSFGVKYQPSVIYTLVLVAILMSISTALIGPLTFYGFLVATLSYQAASTYDHRYIFPMAFAIGFLIMTSAYFLMYHVFHAQGVVSVIIELFGGIIFLTIVLRKRAL, from the coding sequence ATGATCACATTAGAATATAAAAATAAAGAAAATGTCGAAATCGATTCTAGCCTTCATAATGAAAATAGATCAGCTAGTGCTTTTCGTTCTAAGAAGGAAGCAAGACGTTATTGGATTTTACTGATAACATTGATTGCTTTAGGCCTTCTTTCTTCATATGGACTTTTAGTTTATAACAATCCAGTTCCGATAGATTCACCTTCTTTTATCCCAGTTGTTAAGAGAAGGATAGTAGCTATTGTTGCAATGATTATTGCTGCAGTTTGCCATAGTTTGTCGACAGTTGCTTTCCAATCTATTACGAATAATAAGATTATTACTCCTTCGCTTTTAGGTTTCGAATCACTTTATTCAGCAATTCAAACGAGTACAATATTCTTCTTTGGTGCTAGTGCATTGATAAATTTTAATGGAATTGGATCATTTTTATTTCAAGTCGTTGTTATGGTCTTTATGAGTTTGATACTTTATGGATGGTTACTTTCCGGTAAATACGGGAATTTACAACTTATGCTTTTAGTTGGAATTATTATTGGTACCGGGCTAAATTCTGTGTCAACTTTCATGAGGAAACTACTTGCGCCTTCAGAATTTGATATTTTACAAGCGAGATTATTTGGTTCTGTTAATCATGCAGATCCTGCATATTTTCCTATTGTAATTCCTATGATCATAATTGTAGCAGTATTAATTTTTGCTCATTCTAAGAATTTGAATGTTTTGTCACTAGGAAAGGATGTTGCTACTTCTTTTGGAGTTAAATATCAACCTAGTGTAATTTATACGCTTGTATTAGTTGCTATTTTGATGTCCATTTCAACAGCTCTAATTGGGCCACTTACTTTCTACGGCTTTTTAGTAGCAACTTTGAGTTATCAGGCGGCGTCAACTTATGATCATAGATATATTTTTCCAATGGCTTTTGCAATCGGATTTTTAATAATGACGAGTGCATACTTTTTAATGTATCATGTATTCCATGCTCAAGGTGTGGTTTCAGTTATTATTGAATTATTTGGTGGAATCATATTCTTAACTATAGTTTTAAGGAAGAGGGCTTTATGA
- a CDS encoding ABC transporter permease, with amino-acid sequence MSKNIISRVENISQPQFYNHNKLWTKSFIIAIIVVIILGIISLFTGVYDIRGQEDGMEMFFITRVPRTVALMLTGAAMAMAGLVMQLITQNRFVEPTTTGTIEWSGLGLLFVYLLFPAPTLVQRMTGAIIFSFIGTMIFFLFLRRVKLRSSLIVPIIGLMLGAVISAVSTFLGLLFQMTQSIETWFVGSFANIQVGRYEYLWLIVIITLLIFMYANRLTLAGLGEDVATSLGVNYNRIVLFGTGLISVAVGIVAAVIGHLPFLGLIVPNIVSMFRGDDLRSNLPWVCVIGMGTITACDIISRTIIKPFEVPVSLILATVGAVVFITILLRQRKPRRLR; translated from the coding sequence GTGTCAAAAAATATAATTTCTAGGGTTGAGAATATTTCTCAACCCCAGTTTTATAATCACAATAAATTATGGACAAAATCTTTTATAATAGCGATTATAGTTGTTATAATTTTAGGGATTATATCACTGTTTACTGGAGTTTATGATATACGTGGACAAGAGGACGGAATGGAGATGTTTTTCATAACTCGTGTTCCGAGAACAGTTGCATTAATGCTTACTGGAGCTGCAATGGCGATGGCAGGGCTCGTAATGCAACTCATTACACAAAATCGTTTTGTTGAACCTACTACAACGGGGACTATTGAATGGTCAGGCTTAGGCCTGCTTTTTGTATATTTATTATTTCCTGCCCCGACTTTAGTGCAAAGAATGACTGGTGCAATCATTTTTTCTTTTATAGGAACTATGATTTTCTTTCTATTTTTAAGAAGAGTTAAACTTCGTTCGTCTTTAATTGTCCCGATTATTGGATTGATGCTTGGAGCAGTTATTTCTGCAGTGTCTACTTTTTTGGGACTCCTTTTCCAAATGACACAAAGTATTGAAACTTGGTTTGTAGGTTCATTTGCTAACATTCAGGTAGGAAGATATGAATATTTATGGCTGATTGTTATCATTACTTTGCTTATTTTTATGTATGCTAATAGATTGACTTTAGCTGGACTAGGAGAAGATGTCGCAACAAGCCTTGGAGTTAATTACAATAGAATTGTTCTTTTTGGGACTGGCCTTATCTCTGTTGCAGTTGGAATTGTTGCAGCTGTTATTGGACACTTACCTTTTTTGGGATTAATTGTTCCAAATATTGTTTCAATGTTTAGAGGTGATGATCTTAGGAGTAATTTACCTTGGGTGTGTGTGATCGGAATGGGGACAATAACTGCCTGTGACATCATTTCTCGAACAATTATAAAGCCTTTTGAAGTACCTGTTTCTTTAATACTTGCAACAGTGGGAGCAGTCGTGTTTATTACTATTTTATTGAGGCAAAGAAAACCAAGGAGGCTACGATGA
- a CDS encoding siderophore ABC transporter substrate-binding protein has product MKKSMLLKLVSILAIFTLMLVACSDSGKETSKANKGNSSDKPKTVEITDAHGTVKVPVNPKNVVALDNRTFETLADWGIKLAAAPKDVMPADSAYVKDEKVQNIGNHREPNLEIIAAANPELVIVGQRFAGHYEEIKKLVPNAAVIDLNFDVSEKSTTPGKNLVDGLKNSTITLGKIFDKDKEAKQLVADFDKSIETAKSAYNGKDKVMSVIVTGGNIGFAAPHSGRVWGPMYEIFGWVPALEVSNSTAGHKGDDVSVEAIAQTNPDWLFVLDRDAATSDAATSTPAKDVISKSPALQNTTAVSKKQVVYAPEDTYTNESIQTYIDLFENLAKTLAK; this is encoded by the coding sequence ATGAAAAAATCTATGCTTTTAAAATTAGTGAGTATTCTAGCAATCTTCACTTTAATGTTAGTAGCTTGCTCAGATTCAGGTAAAGAAACTTCGAAAGCTAATAAAGGTAATAGTAGTGATAAGCCGAAGACGGTTGAAATCACTGATGCCCATGGAACTGTTAAAGTCCCTGTAAATCCAAAGAATGTAGTTGCTTTAGATAATAGAACTTTTGAAACTTTAGCTGATTGGGGAATTAAATTAGCGGCAGCTCCAAAGGATGTAATGCCTGCAGATTCAGCATATGTAAAGGATGAAAAAGTTCAAAATATTGGAAATCACCGTGAACCAAATCTTGAAATTATAGCAGCTGCAAACCCTGAACTTGTAATCGTTGGTCAAAGATTTGCTGGTCATTACGAAGAAATCAAAAAATTAGTGCCAAATGCAGCTGTTATTGATCTTAATTTTGATGTTTCTGAGAAATCTACTACGCCTGGGAAAAATTTAGTAGATGGACTTAAAAATTCTACAATTACTTTAGGAAAAATCTTTGATAAAGATAAAGAAGCTAAACAATTAGTAGCTGATTTTGATAAATCTATTGAAACTGCAAAATCTGCTTATAATGGAAAAGATAAAGTTATGAGTGTTATCGTTACTGGTGGGAATATTGGTTTTGCTGCTCCACATTCTGGTCGTGTTTGGGGACCAATGTATGAAATTTTCGGTTGGGTTCCAGCACTAGAAGTTTCAAATTCTACTGCAGGTCATAAAGGTGATGACGTTTCTGTTGAAGCTATTGCACAAACAAATCCTGATTGGCTTTTCGTATTAGATCGTGATGCTGCAACATCTGATGCAGCTACTTCAACACCTGCTAAGGATGTTATTTCTAAATCACCAGCTCTTCAAAACACAACTGCTGTTTCTAAAAAACAAGTTGTTTATGCACCAGAAGATACTTACACAAATGAATCAATTCAGACTTATATAGATTTGTTTGAAAATCTTGCAAAAACTTTAGCTAAGTAG
- a CDS encoding response regulator transcription factor, translating to MRQVLVIKNERSLAKKIVSGLTQEGSFILKLHNENQGLNIIYEQDWDIIILDWDSLSISGPEICRQIRLVKTTPIIIVTDNISSKDCIAGLQAGADDYIRKPFVKEELVARVQAILRRSDCIQQNEINFFQFKDLFVDASSNIVKKGGKNLTLTKREYDLLVFLIKNKNTILSREMLLNQVWGYNVVVNPNVVDLYIGYVRKKLKCEKKDRYIETIHGRGYSMIE from the coding sequence GTGAGGCAGGTGTTAGTAATTAAAAATGAACGGTCTTTAGCGAAGAAAATCGTAAGCGGTCTAACGCAAGAAGGCTCTTTCATTTTAAAACTTCACAATGAAAACCAGGGTTTAAATATAATATATGAACAAGATTGGGATATTATCATATTGGATTGGGATTCATTAAGTATATCGGGACCAGAAATTTGTAGACAAATACGACTTGTTAAAACGACACCGATCATTATTGTGACCGACAATATTTCTAGCAAGGATTGTATAGCAGGGTTACAAGCAGGAGCAGATGATTATATAAGAAAACCATTTGTGAAAGAAGAATTAGTAGCAAGGGTTCAAGCTATTTTAAGAAGAAGTGACTGTATTCAGCAAAATGAGATAAACTTTTTTCAGTTTAAAGATCTATTTGTTGATGCATCTAGCAATATTGTAAAAAAAGGTGGTAAAAATCTGACGCTTACTAAGCGCGAGTACGATTTACTTGTATTTTTGATCAAGAATAAAAATACAATATTGAGCCGTGAAATGCTTTTGAACCAGGTTTGGGGATATAACGTAGTAGTCAATCCCAATGTAGTGGACTTATATATTGGGTATGTAAGAAAAAAGTTAAAGTGCGAGAAGAAAGATAGATATATTGAAACGATACATGGCAGGGGCTATTCAATGATTGAATGA
- the smpB gene encoding SsrA-binding protein — MPKGTGKVIAQNKKAFHDYFIEETYEAGLVLQGTEIKSIRAGRVNLKDAFARIHNGEVWVHNMHINTYEQGNRFNHDPLRTRKLLLHKKEIDKLAGAAKETGYALVPLRIYLKNGFAKMALGLAKGKKQYDKRHDLKEKEAKREIARVFRDRQKM; from the coding sequence ATGCCAAAAGGTACAGGTAAGGTTATTGCACAAAATAAAAAAGCATTTCATGATTATTTCATCGAAGAAACATACGAAGCAGGGCTTGTCCTTCAAGGAACGGAAATTAAGTCGATTCGCGCTGGTCGCGTGAACTTGAAAGATGCGTTTGCACGTATACATAATGGTGAAGTATGGGTTCATAATATGCATATTAATACGTACGAACAAGGGAATCGTTTCAACCATGATCCGCTTCGCACGAGAAAATTACTTCTTCATAAAAAAGAAATTGATAAACTAGCGGGAGCTGCAAAAGAAACAGGTTACGCATTAGTTCCACTTAGAATCTATTTGAAAAATGGATTTGCAAAGATGGCACTTGGTTTAGCAAAAGGTAAGAAGCAATATGATAAACGTCACGATTTAAAAGAGAAAGAAGCTAAACGTGAGATTGCACGCGTGTTCCGTGATCGCCAAAAGATGTAA
- the rnr gene encoding ribonuclease R, with product MEEIIQEHIDKLLLFMREEAYKPLTIQELEAAFGIEGSEGFKDFVKALVMMEEKGLVVRTRSNRYGLPEKMNLVRGKLIGHARGFAFVVPEEKKTGDDDLFIPPTELNGALHGDTVLARVSSQSSGSRQEGSIVRILERGTKELVGTYTESKNFGFVIPDNKRWTSDIFILKSASMGAVEGHKVVVKITSYPENRLSAEGEVIQILGHKNDPGVDILSVIHKHHLPLAFPEEVMEHANSVPETISEEDLKDRRDLRDQMIVTIDGADAKDLDDAVTVTKLENGNYKLGVHIADVSHYVEEGSPIDVEAAERATSVYLVDRVIPMIPHRLSNGICSLNPKVDRLTLSCEMEINNLGDVVKHEIFQSVIKTTERMTYADVRSILEDEDEELIKRYEPLVPMFKEMGQLAQILREKRMRRGAIDFDFKEAKVLVDEEGKPTDVVMRDRSVSEKLIEEFMLVANETVAEHFHWMNVPFMYRVHEDPKEDKLERFFEFVTNFGYAVKGRANEVHPRALQQILEMVQGQPEEVVISTVMLRSMKQARYDSDSLGHFGLSTEFYTHFTSPIRRYPDTIVHRLIREYIINGKVDSETQAKWRENLPEIAEHSSNMERRAVEAERETDEMKKAEYMVDKIGEEYDGMISSVTNFGLFVELPNTIEGLVHVSYLTDDYYRYDEKHFAMIGERTGNVFRIGDEITIRVINVNKDERAIDFEIVGMKGTPRRKFKDRPVVIEQPRTGRKKRGGRSERSNERGGERGTGRKFDRDGKGKGKGRGSASASGPASASQPGKKDGNGKKKKGFFENVPGFKKKKKKRK from the coding sequence TTGGAAGAAATCATACAAGAACATATTGATAAGTTGTTATTATTTATGAGAGAAGAAGCGTATAAACCGTTAACAATACAAGAGTTAGAAGCGGCATTTGGAATTGAAGGTTCTGAAGGCTTTAAAGATTTTGTAAAGGCACTTGTAATGATGGAAGAGAAGGGGCTTGTTGTTCGTACACGTAGCAACCGCTACGGTCTTCCAGAAAAAATGAATTTAGTACGCGGTAAGTTAATTGGACACGCACGTGGCTTTGCTTTCGTCGTTCCAGAAGAGAAGAAAACGGGCGATGATGATCTTTTCATCCCACCTACAGAATTAAATGGCGCACTTCATGGTGATACAGTATTAGCACGTGTTAGCTCGCAATCAAGTGGATCACGTCAAGAAGGCTCAATTGTTCGTATTTTAGAGCGTGGAACGAAAGAACTAGTTGGTACATATACAGAATCAAAGAACTTTGGGTTTGTTATACCTGATAATAAGCGTTGGACAAGTGATATTTTCATCTTGAAAAGCGCATCAATGGGTGCTGTAGAAGGCCATAAAGTTGTTGTTAAAATTACGAGCTATCCAGAGAATCGTTTAAGTGCGGAAGGTGAAGTTATTCAAATTCTAGGTCATAAAAATGATCCAGGAGTAGATATTTTATCTGTCATCCATAAACATCATTTACCTTTAGCGTTCCCTGAAGAAGTGATGGAGCACGCAAACAGTGTACCAGAAACGATTTCAGAAGAAGACTTAAAAGATCGCCGTGATTTACGTGACCAAATGATTGTAACGATTGATGGTGCAGACGCGAAAGATTTAGATGATGCTGTTACAGTAACGAAGCTTGAGAACGGTAATTACAAGCTTGGTGTTCATATTGCGGATGTAAGTCATTACGTTGAAGAAGGTTCTCCAATTGATGTTGAAGCAGCGGAAAGAGCGACGAGTGTATATCTTGTTGATCGTGTAATTCCAATGATTCCACATCGTCTATCTAACGGTATTTGTTCATTAAATCCGAAAGTAGACCGTCTGACACTGTCTTGTGAAATGGAAATCAACAACTTAGGTGATGTTGTCAAACACGAGATTTTCCAAAGTGTGATTAAAACGACAGAGCGTATGACATATGCTGACGTAAGAAGCATTTTAGAAGATGAGGACGAAGAGTTAATCAAGCGCTATGAACCGTTAGTACCAATGTTTAAAGAGATGGGTCAATTGGCACAAATTTTACGTGAAAAGCGTATGCGCCGTGGTGCAATCGACTTTGACTTTAAAGAAGCAAAAGTATTAGTAGATGAAGAAGGAAAACCGACTGATGTTGTCATGCGTGATCGTTCTGTATCAGAAAAGTTAATTGAAGAATTTATGCTTGTTGCGAACGAAACAGTAGCAGAGCATTTCCACTGGATGAACGTACCATTCATGTACCGTGTCCATGAAGATCCGAAAGAAGATAAGTTAGAGCGTTTCTTCGAGTTTGTAACGAACTTTGGATATGCGGTAAAAGGACGTGCGAATGAAGTACATCCTCGTGCGCTACAACAAATTCTTGAAATGGTTCAAGGACAGCCTGAAGAAGTAGTAATTTCAACGGTTATGCTTCGTTCTATGAAGCAAGCACGTTACGATTCGGATAGCTTAGGACATTTCGGTTTATCAACTGAGTTCTATACGCATTTCACATCGCCGATCCGTCGTTACCCAGATACGATTGTTCATCGATTAATTCGTGAATATATCATTAACGGTAAAGTTGATAGTGAAACACAGGCAAAATGGCGTGAAAACTTACCCGAGATTGCAGAGCACTCTTCTAATATGGAACGTCGTGCTGTTGAAGCAGAGCGTGAAACAGACGAAATGAAAAAAGCAGAGTATATGGTCGATAAGATCGGTGAAGAGTATGACGGTATGATTAGCTCTGTAACAAACTTCGGTTTATTCGTAGAGCTTCCAAATACAATTGAAGGTCTTGTACACGTTAGTTACTTAACGGATGATTACTACCGTTACGACGAGAAGCATTTCGCAATGATCGGAGAACGTACAGGTAACGTATTCCGCATCGGTGACGAAATTACAATTCGCGTTATTAACGTAAATAAAGACGAGCGCGCAATCGACTTTGAAATCGTTGGTATGAAAGGCACACCTCGTCGTAAGTTCAAAGATCGTCCAGTCGTGATTGAACAGCCAAGAACAGGTAGAAAGAAACGCGGTGGACGTAGCGAGCGTAGTAATGAGCGCGGTGGCGAACGTGGCACGGGTAGAAAATTTGACCGTGACGGCAAAGGAAAAGGCAAAGGAAGAGGATCCGCATCCGCATCAGGGCCAGCATCCGCTAGTCAGCCAGGGAAAAAAGATGGTAATGGCAAGAAGAAAAAAGGATTCTTCGAAAATGTACCAGGATTCAAGAAGAAAAAGAAAAAGCGTAAGTAA